The DNA segment CGCGGTGGGGGAGGACGGCGACTACTACGTGCTCGGACGCGCCGGCGAGGCGTTCGAGGACGCCGACGGGCGCGTCCACCCCCGCGCCGTCGAGCGGGCGCTGGCGTCCCACGAGGACGTGACCGCGGCCGGTGCGGTGGCCGACGCCGACGGCCTGCGGGCCGTCGTCGTGGGCGACGCCGACCCCGGCGAACTCCGGGAGTACGTCGCCGACCGCATCCCGTCGGGGGTCGAACCCCGCGAAATCGTGGACGTCGAGCAGTTGCCCCGGCGGCCGACCGGCGAACCCGACCGGGCGAAGATTCGCCGCGAGTGGTTCGCCGACGAGGAGCGCATTGACGAGCGGTGACGGTTCACCGGAACCGGTGACGACAGGTGGTGGCGCGCCGCCGGTAGCCGACGTCCCGCGGCCACTCGTCTCCGAGTCCCAGGTAGTCGCCGAACCGCCCGGTCGACCGTTCGGCCGAGGCGAGTCGCAGCGCCTGCCGGAGGCCACCGCGAGTCGGTCGGTCGCTCGATTCGGCGAGTCGCGTCGCCAGTCGGTCGACCGTCTCGGGGTCGTCGGTCGCCGCGACCGCGAGAGCCGTCACGGCGGTCGTCTGGACGACCGGGTCGCCATCGGCGAGCAGGGCGGCGACCCGGTCGAGGTGCGTCCGGACGTTCTCGCGAAAGTTGTCGGCGCCGCGGAGGTCCGGCGTTCGGCGAACCGTCGCCGCGCCCTCGGCGACGATGTCGACCGCCGTCTCCCGGACGACTCCGGACTCGGTTTCGAGCGCGTCGAGGACGAACGGGAGCGGAAGTTCGTGTCGGGCCATCCAGAGGACCGCCGCGCGAACTCGCGGCTCCGAGTCCGACCGGAGGATTCGGCGGGCGACGGTCGCCAGGACACCGTCGTCGAGGTCGTAGAACGAACGGCCGAGCGCGTCCGCGGCGGCCGCGCGGACGAGCGGCGATGAGTCGTCTCGAAGGGCGACGCCGAGACGGCGAATCGCCTCCTCGTCCGGGACGGCCCTGAGCGCACACGCCGCGGCGGTTCGGACGGCGGGCGAGGAGTCGTCGGTCAGCATCGCGAACAGCGCCGACGCGCGGGCGTTGGCTTCGTCGGCGTCGAGCGATTCGGCGGCCGCCCGCCGCACCTTCGGGTCGGCGTCCGAGAGGAGCGTCGACAGGGTGGAACCGGCTTCGCCGCCGTCGCCGGCGAGCGTCGCCGCCGCGGCGGTGGCCGCTCGGTACTTCGGGTTGTCGTCGGTCCGGGTGCCAACCGACGCGTGTCCGGTTCCGCTCGACTTTCCTCGGCGGAGGAGCGCGAGCGACGCGGCCGCGCTCGCTCGGACTCGCGGACGGTCGGCCGAGAGGCGGTCCGTCAGCCACGAAACCGCCCGCTCGCCCTCTCCTGCGAGCGAATCGTAGGCGGCCTCGGCACCCCACCCGTCGAGGTGCGACAGCAGGCCGAAGATGTCGTCCGGGAGGTCGGCGTCGACGTCGCCGTCGGGCAACCGTCCGGTGTCGCAGGGAGCGACCGCGTACTCGTCGGTGAGGTACTCCCGAAACGGGACGTCCGACCCGTGGACGGACGGAGCGGTCGCGAGGACGACGTTTCCGTCGGGTTCTGCGCGGCTCGCGAGGCCGGGTGCGTCCAGAAGTCGCTCCCGGCCGAGGTCCGCGACGAGTTCCGGACCGTAGTACAGCACCGGCGAGGAGGACGTCCACAGTTCGGCGGTCAGTTCGTCGCCGGGAAAGTGCTCGTACTCGGTCGCGAGTCGACCGAACGCGAACTCGCCGGCGTCGAAGACCGCCGCACCCAGTTCGACGACCGACAGGAACGTCAGGTTCGCCGCACGGTTCGGAACGTGGACGCGAAGCCGCGGCGACCCAGGGAAGGCGGAGACGGCGCACCGGAACGTCCCATGCCGGTCGAACCGGAAATCGAACCACCGACCGTCCCGGTCGAGCGGTTCGGCGAGGACCTCTTCGAGAGGTTCGTCGCCGAGGAACTCCCCACCGCGGGAGGCGAACGCTCCACAGACGCGGCGGACGAGTTCCTCGTCGACGGGGGTACGGGAGTGGAATTCCAGCCAGCGGTCGACGCCCATCGGGTCGACGGTCGAACCGGCCGAAGTAATAGTTTCTCACCCGACAGTCGTTCCGCCGGTCGCTCGCGGTCGGAGATACCGGCAGTACTCCCGGTAGCGCAAGTCCTTTTGACCGAGGGCGTCTGGAAGACGACAATGAGTCGATTGCGAATCGCGTTCATCAACGCCGCCCACGACGGGACGGACACCCGGCGGAACTTCCGGCGGGAACTCGACGCCGACCTCGTGGAGTTCGAGGCCACCGAGGGCCGCCTGCCCGACACCGTCGACTTCGACGGCGTGGTGGTTTCCGGGTCGCGGTCGTCGGTGTACTGGGACGAGGAGTGGATCGAACCCACGAAGGAGTGGGTCGAGCGAGCCATCGACGCGGGTCTGCCCTGCCTCGGCGTCTGCTGGGGCCACCAACTGCTCGCCGACGTACTCGGCGGCGAGGTCCGGGACATGGGCGAGTACGAGATCGGCTACCGCGAGGTCGAACACACCGGCGACTCGCCGCTGTTCGAGGGCGTCAGCCGGCGGTTCACCGTCTTCACCACCCACTCCGACGAGGTGGCCGAACTCCCGCCCGGCGCCGAGGAGATCGCCGTCAACGACTACTCGAACCACGGCTTCCGCAAGGGCCACGTCTTCGGCCTGCAGTTCCACCCCGAGTACGACACCGACACCGCCGAGACGGTGACGAAGGGCAAGGACCTCGGCGACGAGCGCCTCCAGCGCGTCCTCGACGGCATCACCGAGGAGAACTTCGAGGCCGCCTGCGAAGCAAAGGTCGTCTTCGAGAACTTCTGCGACTACGTCCGCGAGGTCCGCAACGACGCTGCCGCCGAGGTCGACTCGGCCTCGGCGGTGTAGGTTACGACCGGGTCGGTTCAGCACGGCGGCGGGTTCGTCGGTCGAACGGAGGCCTGATTCTCAGACGTCGGTCGACGGCACTCACAGCCGAGTCGACGCCGGAACGCGATTTTGCGCGGCGACAGAGTACTTAAACCCCATGACCAATGAACCACTACACCCACCCCTGCTCGGCCGCTATACGGAGAAAATGAAAGACGAGATTTCCAACGGCCAGCGCGGAAACGCGGGCACCGAGACGACCGCCACGCCCCGCGAACCGGACCTGAACGTACCCCCGCTGTCGCAGGACAACGTGTTCGACGCGCTGTCCTCGCGCCGGAGTCGGTACGTACTGGTCCACCTCCGCGAGGAGGACGGGGCGGTATCGCTCGACGAACTGGCCGACGTGGTGGCGGCGTGGGAGACCGGCAAGGCCATCGACCTAGTTTCCGAGGAGCACCGCGAACGGGTGTTCACGTCGCTCGCCCACTCGCAGTTGCCCAAGCTGTCGATGATGGGACTGGTCAAGTACGACGAGCAGGACCTGCTGGTCGACCGCGGCCCGCACGCCGAACAGGCCGACGCGTACCTCGACATCGCGGTCGAGCGAGACGACAACGTCGAGCGGTAGACCCCCGGCGAACCGACGGCGGCGGACGGTAGACGCTCCGAAATTTCCGGGAGCGTCCGGGGTCGCGGTTCGTCCGCGCCCCCGGCAATTCTTGCGAACGAAAGGGAGCGTTTTTGAGAGTTCGGGCCACACGTTTTTCCATGCTCGATTACGTCTCGCTGGAGGAGGACCTCGACGAGGAAGAGCGGATGATTCGAGACACCGCTCGCCGGTTCGTCGAGGAGCAGGTCGAACCCGACATCGGCGACCACTTCGAGGACGGCACCTTTCCCACCGACCTCATCCCCGAGATGGGCGAACTCGGCTTCTACGCGCCCAACCTGGAGGGGTACGGCTCGCCGAACGTGAGCGAGAAGGCCTACGGGCTGTTGATGCAGGAACTGGAGGCCGGCGACTCGGGCATCCGCTCGATGGCGAGCGTCCAGGGCGCGCTCGTGATGTACCCCATCCGCGCTTACGGTTCCGAGGAGCAGAAAGAGCGCTGGCTACCCGGCCTCGGCGAGGGCGAACTCGTGGGCTGTTTCGGCCTCACCGAACCCGAGCACGGCTCGAACCCCTCCGGGATGGAAACCTACGCCGAGAAGGAGGGCGACGAGTACGTCCTCAACGGCTCGAAGACGTGGATCACCAACTCCCCCATCTCGGACGTGGCGGTCGTGTGGGCCCGCGACCGCTCGGCCGAGGAGAACCCGGTCCGGGGCTTCCTCGTCGAGACGGACACGGACGGCGTGACGACGAACAAGATAGACGAGAAGCTCTCGATGCGCGCCTCCGTGACGGGCGAAATCGGCCTGAACAACGTCTACGTCCACGAAGAGGACGTTCTGCCGGGCGTCGAGGGGATGAAGGGCCCGCTGTCGTGTCTCACCCAGGCGCGCTACGGTATCGCGTGGGGCGCGGTCGGAGCGGCGCGGGACTGCTTCGAGACGGCCCGCGACTACGCCACCGAGCGCGACCAGTTCGGCGGCCCCATCGCGCGCTTCCAGATCCAGCAGCAGAAACTCGCCGAGATGGCCACCGAAATCACGACCGCCCAACTGCTGGCCCACCGACTCGCCGACCTCAAAGAGCGGGGCGACCTGCGACCCCAGCACGTCTCGATGGCCAAGCGCAACAACGTCCGGATGGCTCGCGACCAGGCGAAGGTCGCCCGCGAGATGCTCGGGGGCAACGGCATCACCACCGACTACTCGCCGATGCGCCACATGGCGAACATGGAGACGGTGTACACCTACGAGGGCACCCACGACATCCACACGCTGATTCTGGGCCAGGATTTGACGGGGATTGCGGCGTTCGAGTAAGCGAACTCGGCGTCCGCGGTTTTCCTCTCACTCCGTCGGCGTCCCCGGCCGTTCGTGATTTACGAGGTGATAGAGCGGTTCGTAGTCGCCGACGTTCTCGAAATCGGCGAGCGTCTCCGCCATCACGGACTGGTGTTCGTGGTCGATGTCGTGATCCGAGTTCTGGTAGGCATCGTAGACGGCGTCCATGTCGTCGGCTTCCATGAAGTAGACGAGATACGTGCCGTCGTCGGTGTGTTCGAGGAACGCCGATTCGGTGTGCATCCCTTCCTGCGCGAGCGTTTCGAGGGCTTCGTCCTCACGCGAGCGAACCTCGGCCATCCACTCGCGCAGGCGCTCTTCCTTCCCCGGTTCGACCTTCTGTTTCGTGAGAACGACGTCGGTCATCGTTCGTCGGGACGCACGGCGGAGACTTAATCGTCAAGGGCCGAATAGATAAAGAACTAAGTATCAGTTCGGAGAACGTGAGAGCGTCTTCTTTCCGGCCATAGCCGCGGCACCGACGGACGAATCACGTCCCGAAAGCCTGCGTGAGTACCACGAACGCAGACCCTGCACCGCACTTTGGCCGGTCGTCGCACGTAACGCGACGAAACTATGACGACAGCAAATCGAGACGTTCACGGCGCGCTCGCATCGATTTCGGACGAATACGAGGTGGTCCGACGACTCCACGCCGTTCCGCCTCACGCAGTCTACGAGGTGACGATAGACGGGACGCGCGCGGTCTGTAAGGTCGCCCGGGGTCAGCGGGCCGACCCCGCCGCGGAGGCCCGCGTAATCGCTCGGATCGGGCGGACGACCTCGGTTCCCGTCCCCGAAGTCCTCGCGGTCGGAGAGGACTGGTTCGTCGCGGAGTGGCGTGACGGGCTACCTGGAGAAGCGACCGCCGACGCAGAACGCGCCCGGGTGATGGGCGCAGGACTGGCGACGCTGCACGCGGAAACCGCAGGGTCGTTCGCGGCGACCGGATTTCCGCGGGACGCGGGGGACGCGCTCGCGGTCGACGCTCGCGACTCGTGGCACGAAACCGTCTGCGACTTGCTCGCCGACCGGCGGGACTACCTCGCGGCGTTCGGCTATTCGGAGGTCGCCGACGCCGCGCTGACGTTCGTGCGCGAGCGCCCCGACCTGCTGGACGGAGCCGGCGACCCCGTACTCACTCACGGCAACTACCTTCCCGAGCACGTCGCCGCGGAGGACGGCGAAGTCACCTGCGTCGTCGACTGGGAACACGCGCTGGTCGCCCCCGGGGAGTACGACTACTGGCGGACGGCACTCCCCCTGCAGAGCGAGGCCGAACCGACCGAACGCGACGCCGTCCTCGCAGCGTTCCGCGAGGGATACGAGTCGGTTCGGCCCCTCCCAGAAGGGTTCGAGCGCCGCGGCGAAATCTATCGGCTAATCAACGCGGTGTCGTATCTGAAGGCGCTCCACCTCCAGCGCCAACAAACCGGGCAGGAGAAGGCCCGCACTGCGGCCGCATTCCGGGAGTACGTGTACGACACCGTCTGAGCGTCGCTACGAACGAGTGACACACCGTCGCGAGAGCTAAGTCCCCGCGCTCCGAGCGATTCGATATGAACGGAACCGGACGCGTCGAGGCCATCCACCTCGCGCCCGAATCCGGCGCGGAAACCGAACCGACGGACTCCGTCGAGGCGGTCGCCGGCGAGGGACTGCGCGGCGACCGCAAGTTCGGCGGCGACAGCTTCGACCTGACGCTCATCGAGGCCGAGGCGGTAGAGGCCGCCGAGGCCGAGGCGGGCGTCGAGATGGGCGACGGCCGCCACCGCCGCCAGATAACCACCAGGGACGCCGCGCTGAACCACCTCGTCGGCGAGCGGTTCCGCGTCGGCGAGGTCGTCTGCGAGGGCGTCGAACTCTGCGAACCCTGCGGCCACCTCGAATCGCTCACCGAGGACGGCGCGGTGTCGGCACTGCTGCACCGCGGCGGCCTCTGCGCCGACGTGGTGGAGTCGGGCGACGTCTCGGTCGGCGACGAACTCGAAGTGCTGTAACCTCGGATACGTGTCTCCCTGACAACCTATTTCTTCCCGCCGACCGTAGCGGTCGCCATGGGTTCTATCGCGCGACGCCTCGCCGCCGTCATCGTCGCCGTCGCCCTCGTCGTCACGGCGAGCATCGTCGGCGGGGTCTTCCTCCTCGTCGGTCTCGGCGCGACCGTCGCCGTCCTCGACCTCGCGGGGAGCGTCGCGGCGGTCATCGCGCTCTCGGAGTTCGGGTTCGTCGTGACGGGCGTCGCCTTCCTGCTCGTGACCGGTCGCGGGTTGGCGTACCTCGACGTGCGGGCGCCGACCAAGCGCGACCTCGCGTGGGCGGCGGTCGGGACGCTCGTCCTGCTGGGGATTCGGGCGGTCGGCGGGTTCCTGCTGGGCGCGGCCGGCGTCTCGCTCGGCGGGCGAGGCCTCGGCGGCCTGGCCGACCGCGGCCTGCTGGAGGCGCTCCTCGTGCTCGTCCCCCTGTCGGTGCTGGTCGTCGGTCCCGCCGAGGAACTGCTGTTCCGCAACGTGATACAGAAGTACCTCGCCGAGTCGTTCTCGCGCCGGGGCGCGATACTGGTCGCCAGCGTGCTGTTCGCGGTCGTCCACCTGCCGAACGCGCTCATCGCCGGACTCGACGCGGCGGGAGCGGCGGGCGTGCTCGCGCTGTTGTTCTGCATCTCGGTCGCGCTCGGCGCGATGTACGACTGGACGGGCAACCTGTTCGCGCCGGTGGTCGCCCACGGCCTGTACGACGCGGTCCTGTTCGCCGCGGCGTACCTCTCGCTGGTGGGCGGGCGACTCGCCTGACGGCGGCCGCGGACGACGATTCGTCGGAGGTCGCGACCGGCGCCGCTATCCGAACCCTTCGCTCTCCAGGTAGTCGTCGGGCACGCCGAGTCGCCGGACGACGGCGGTCAGCCCCTCGACCATCACGTTGGTCCCGCATGCGTACACCTCGGCGTTCGCGGGGTCGATGCGGGCGTCGATGTCGTAGTTCGGTTCCTCGCCGGCGATGCGCTCCATCGCGTCGGTGAGGTCGACGTCGGCCAGCGCGTCGTCGACGACGTACTTCAGCAGCGTCTGCTGGACGTAGGCGGTTTCGCCCGCCCAGTCGGTGAGGTACTCCTCCCGGGAGAGCGTGGGCACGAAGTGGAAGTTGTCGTGTTTGTCGTCGAGCGCTCGGAACTCCTCGCGGTACGCCAAGTCGTCCCGCCACCCGGTGCCGAGGAACAGCCAGACGTCGCGCTGTTCGCCGCCGAACTCGTCGCGGCCCTCCTCGAAGGTGTACTCGATCATGCTCCGGAACGGCGCGACGCCGGTTCCGGTGGCGAGGAACACCACGTCTCGGCCGGAGGGTTCCTGGAGCGTGAACTCCCCGTTCGGACCCCGCAGGGTCACGTCGTCGCCCACCTCCGCCTCGCTACAGAGTTGCGTCGTGAGTTTGCCGCCGGGGACGCGCCGGACGCAGATTTCGAGCGCGTCGTCGTTCGGCGACGAGGCGATGGAGTAGGGCCGCGGCACGCCGCCGTACCGGACCGTGACGTACTGGCCGGGCGCGAAGTCGATGTCGGTCTCGTCCTCGTCGAAGCGGATCTTCAGCAGCGACGGGTAGGCCCGTCGGCTCCGCTGGCGGAGCGTCGAGAACTTCTTTTCGAGCGCGCCCGGCGGGTCGCCCTCGTCCCACGCCTCGCGGAACCGCTCCCAGTCGACGTCCTCGTCGTTGGCGGTTTCGGCCTGGGCCAGCAGTTCCTCGGCGTCGTGTCGCCGGAGGGTTTCGCGGACCTCGGTCTCGATCTCGTCGCGCCGGTTGTGGTCCATCGCCTCAACGTCGACGACCTCCGTGCCCTCGGTTATCAGCGGTAGCGTCTCGGCCGCCTCTCGTTGGGTGATTCGCTCCCGCCCCATATCGTCAGGCTAGTCGGGCGCGAGTCGGTTAAATCGGGCGGCGGACGTTCGATTCGAATCGAACGTTCAGCGATTCCACGCCGCCGCGTCGGGGTCGACGAGTCGCTCGCGGCGGTCTATCGCGTCGATTCGCTCGCGCTCCTCGGCGGTGAGGGTCGGCGCGTCGAGGTTCGCCCGGAGGTGGTCCTCGCCGGTGGCCTTCGGAATCGGAACGACGCCCTCCCGGTCGTTCAGCCAGGCGAGGCTGACCGCTTCGGGGGTCGTGTCGTGCGCTTCGGCGATGTCGACTAGTTCGGGCACGTTGCCCGCTTCGCCGCGCATCAGCGGGGCGTAGGCGACCAGCGTCACGTCGTGTTCCCGGCAGTGAGCCAGCAGGTCGTCCTGCGGGAGCAGGGGATGGCACTCGACCTGGTTGGCGACGACCGGCGCGTCCAGAATCTCGCGGGCCTCGTCGAGCAGGTCGGGCGTGAAGTTACTGACCGCGACGTTTCGGGTCGTCCCCTCCTCGCGGAGGCGGTCGAACGCCGGAAGCGTCTCCTCGGGGTCGTAGGCGCCCGTCGGCCAGTGGACGTACAGCAGGTCGACCGACTCGACGCCGAGTCGGTCGAGACTCTCCGCGGCGGTCGCGCGCACGTCCTCGGGGGCGAGATTGTCCGGGTGGACCTTCGTGGCGAGGAACACCGCCTCGCGGTCGACGTCACTCTCGCGGATTCCGGCGCCGACGGCCGCCTCGTTGTCGTACATCTGGGCGGTGTCGAGGTGTCGATAGCCGAGTTCGAGCGCGGTCCGGACGGTCTCGGTGCACCGGTCGGGGTCGTCGTTGCCCGAGGTGCCGAGGCCGGGGCTGGGAATCGTCGTCACGCCTCGAACGTGTCCGCGAGCGAGGAAAAGTCTACGCGCGGCGGCAACGCCCGCGGCGTGCCGCGGGCGTTGCCGCATCACCGCGAGGCGGCGTCCTCGCCGGGCGCGTCGCCGGCCGTGTCGTCGCCCACGTCCGCCCCGCTCGCGCCGAACGACGACGAGACGACCCGGACCGCCGCGACCCCGACGACCAGCGCGGCCCCCAGAACGCCGACCGCGACCAGCGGCGAAATCGCGTCGGCGACCGTCCCCGCGAGCAGGTAGAACGGGAGTTTCGCCAGCGCGTACGCCATCGACGCCGCGCTCAGGACGGTCGCCCGGCCGACCGACTCGACGCGGTCGTTGACGTACTGGGAAACCAGCGGCGCGAGGAGCGCGTTCGACCCGCGCACGGCGAAGAAGGCGGGGAAGGCCAGTAGCGGCCACGCAAGCGGTGCGAGCAGGAACAGACCGAGGAGCACCGGCGCGACGAGGAGCGTCCCGCGAACGCCGAAGCGGTCGCCGACCGGCCCGGCGCAGTAGCTCGCGACCGCCGCCACGGCCGTGAACGCCGCGTACAGCACGCCCAACGACGCCTCGGGGAACCCCAGCGACCGCGTGGTGACCGGCTGAACGTACATGTTCGCCACGGTCGCGACGCCGAAGAAGAGCGCGGCGTAGGCGACGAACGACCGGAGCGGCGGCCGCGAGAACCGCCGCCGGATGACGGGCAGGGCGTCGAACACCGTGAACGATTCGTCGCTTCCGTCGTTTCCGTCGCTCTCGGCATTTCCGCCGACGTACTGGCGGTTCTCCGGGAGCGTCAACAGGACGACGACGCCCGCGCCGTTGAGCACGCCGGAGGCAAGAAACGGTAGCGCGTGGTCGACGCTGTAGAGAACGCCGCCCGCGAGCATCGCGACGACGGTCACCGCGCGGTTGACCGACCCGCCGCGGCCGCGGACCCGGGCGAAGCGGTCGCCGTCGAGTTCCGCTTCGAGGGTGTCGTAGAGCCAGGCGTCGCCCGTTCCGGACTTGAACACCATCATGAGTGCCCAGAGGACGTAGAGGACCGCCAGTCCGAGGAACGACTCGACGACGACGAAGCCCAGAATCGAGAGGGTCATGAACGCCGAACTCGCGAGCAGGCTGTTGCGCCGGCCGATGCGGTCGCCGACGTAGCCGGTCGGCACCTCGCCGACCACCGTGACCACGGCGTAGAGCATCGAGAGCGTCGAGATGGCGGTGTAGTCGAGCCCCCGGTCGAGCAGGAAGAGCGTGAATATCGGCGAGAAGAAGCCGAACGAAACCGTCGCCTGGTAACAGTAGTACTTGGCGATGGTCGACGACGGCAGGCGGTCGGCGAGACGGGCGCGCACGGTACGGGACCGACTTGTCCGTCGTTCGGAATAAACCCTCCCTGAACCGAATTCCTGTATCCGTTACGACAAAAGTTCGAAGGAACTGCGACGAGAGTGACGAGGTATGAGCCAACGAGGCCCGCCGTGGGGACTGCTCGGGGTCGGCGCGGCGGCGAGTCTCTGTTGCATCGGGAGTTCCGCGGTCGGCGGTGCGGCGCTCGCCGGCGGCGCGCTGGCCGGGGGTTTCGGCGCGGGCCTGATTCAGGCGCTGGTGACGGCGCTGACCGTCGGCCTCGTCGGTCTGGCGTGGCAGTGGCGGCGTGGCGGCGAGAGCGCCTGCGAACCCCGCGAGCGACGGTGAGCGCCATCGCGGTCGGGGCGGTGTCGTCCGCCGGACGGCACCGCCCCGACCGTCACGAGGTAGTTCCTACTCGAACCGGCCGGTTTCCGCGCCGCACTCCTCGCAGACCGTCACGAGGGCGTCCCGGTCGTCGATCGCCCGGATGTCGTTCGACGTGCGCTCGTCGCAGTCCGGACAGTCACGGACCATGTCGAGGTCGTCGGTCCCCCGAGGTGCGCCGAGCGCGAGGGCGACGACGCGCTCGTCGCCCTCGTTGGTCCCCCGCTGGTACTCGCCGGGGGCGAACCGAACGACCTCGCCGGACTCGACTTCCGCCTCGCCCGACTCCGTCTCGAAGGTCACCGTCCCCGACTGGACGTAGAAGATCTCCTCCTGGTCGCCGTGGGCGTGATAGCCGAAGGAGAAACTGTCGCCCGGCGCCAGTTCGAAGTAATTTATCGCCACGTCGGTCGCGCCGAGGGCGTCGGTCAGCGGTCGCTTCACGTCCGCCGGTCCCATCCAGGACGCCACGTCGTCGATGGTGACTCGCTCCATACGTACCCGGGCGTCCCGGACTCCAAAACCGTACCGACGAACGACCACCTTAAACGCTCGGCGGAGAATCGCCAGCGTGCGACGGGACCCCGCTGACGTCCGGCGTTTTTAGCCCGGCCTAAACCTCTTCGAACGCCGATACTTTTAAGTAGAGAGTGTCGTTTTAAGTGCTCTCTCGGCGTTGGAACAGATAGGTGAACTCCGATGGCTATTGATCCGCAATTCCACGAAAACCGCGAGAAGGTCGACACGCACGAGGGCCACGACGTGTGGGGTCCCGTCGACGAACCAGAGAAACTCGGCATCCACGGCACCCACGTCGCCGTCGACTTCGACCTCTGCATCGCCGACGGCGCGTGTCTCGAGGACTGCCCGGTCGACGTGTTCGAGTGGGTCGACACGCCCGACCACCCCGAGAGCGAGAAGAAGGCGGATCCGGCCAACGAGGCCCAGTGCATCGATTGCATGCTCTGCGTCGACGTCTGTCCGGTGGACGCCATCGACGTGGACGCGGGCCGAGCCTAATCGAAATTTACTTACAGTTTCTGCGGGAAGCGAAGTTCGATGATAGCGACAGCCCTCCGCACGCGCATCGTCATCTGTGTCGTCCTCTGTAACTGTCTCGCGCTCACCGTCCCTGCGTCGGCAGTGAGCGGGACCCCAGTCGCCTCCGCGACGACGGCCCCTTCGACCGACGAACCGATTTCCTCGGGCGACTCGTTCTGCGCCGGCGAACGCCTCGGATTCGAAATCCGGAATTCGACGCAGAACGCCGGGAAGTCGTACGAGATTCGCACGGCGACCGACAGCCAGAAGTTAGCCGCTCAGGTGTGGGTGAGAGAGAACGGGACCGGGGTCGTCGACACGACCGCCCTCGCTACCGACGGTGAAGCGAAATCGTACTTCGTCGCCGACGGAGACGGAACGCCGATCGTCTTCGAAGGCGGACGGAGCGTCAAAGCCGGGAACATCACCGAAGCGAAGTGGACCGTCCGGTCGGAACCCTGCGCTAAGTTCCCCGACCGACTCGTCGGCGTCTGGGACTGGCCGTACGAGACCCAACTGTTCGTCGGGGGAGACGCCGAAGCAGTCGAAATCACGAGCGAGACGATGAACGCGACAGAGCTCGCGGCGGTCTTCGGCGGAACGAAGACCGCCGACGGCGTGCGAGTCGACGTCGCGGACCGGCAGACCGTTCCGGCGACGTTCCAGTACCGCCACACGGACGAACACGTCTTTCACGTGTCCGCGGTCGGCGGCGACGCGAACGCGACCGCTTGGCTGACTTTAGTGACATTCCCAGTACCACCCGTCAAATTCACCTCTGACGACGTGATTCGGGGCGGTCGAAACGGGACGGCCGAGGTTTCGCTGGCGTTCGAGGGACCGCGCGTCGCCACGGTCACCGCGAGTCGAGGCGACGTCCGCCTGCACGCGACCGTCCGGGACGCCGACCGCGACGAGAACGTGACGCTTCGGTACGACGTCAACGCGATGGGGTCCATCACCGGCGAGACGAGCGACGAAACGGCCGCCGAGGCGGTCGACGTCGCCGGTGACGACCGCCTGCTCTCGGTGAACGTGAGCGAGAGTCCCGGCTCGCGGACGCACGGCGAGTACGAACTCGAACTGGCGAAGTCCCGAGACGGGGAGGTGGTAGACGTGACGATACTCAGAGTCGTGGAGTCAGAGCGGTCCGGAGAGACGCAGCGTACCGACGACTCGCCGACGACGAAGCGAAACGAAACCGCCGTTACGGAAACGCCGACCGACGGCGCTTCGCCGACCACGGAGGGCGATGCGACCGCCGAAGAAACGAACGGCTCCGAGGCGACGACCGACGAATCGGCGACGTCTGCCGTTCCGGGTTTCGGTCTTGGAGCGGGACTCGCGGCGGTCGCCGTCGCACTCGGACTAGCCGCCGTGCGCCGTCGGTGACACGGTCCAGTACGTCCGGCTAGTT comes from the Halorussus vallis genome and includes:
- a CDS encoding CPBP family intramembrane glutamic endopeptidase — protein: MGSIARRLAAVIVAVALVVTASIVGGVFLLVGLGATVAVLDLAGSVAAVIALSEFGFVVTGVAFLLVTGRGLAYLDVRAPTKRDLAWAAVGTLVLLGIRAVGGFLLGAAGVSLGGRGLGGLADRGLLEALLVLVPLSVLVVGPAEELLFRNVIQKYLAESFSRRGAILVASVLFAVVHLPNALIAGLDAAGAAGVLALLFCISVALGAMYDWTGNLFAPVVAHGLYDAVLFAAAYLSLVGGRLA
- a CDS encoding ferredoxin--NADP reductase, which gives rise to MGRERITQREAAETLPLITEGTEVVDVEAMDHNRRDEIETEVRETLRRHDAEELLAQAETANDEDVDWERFREAWDEGDPPGALEKKFSTLRQRSRRAYPSLLKIRFDEDETDIDFAPGQYVTVRYGGVPRPYSIASSPNDDALEICVRRVPGGKLTTQLCSEAEVGDDVTLRGPNGEFTLQEPSGRDVVFLATGTGVAPFRSMIEYTFEEGRDEFGGEQRDVWLFLGTGWRDDLAYREEFRALDDKHDNFHFVPTLSREEYLTDWAGETAYVQQTLLKYVVDDALADVDLTDAMERIAGEEPNYDIDARIDPANAEVYACGTNVMVEGLTAVVRRLGVPDDYLESEGFG
- a CDS encoding aldo/keto reductase, which encodes MTTIPSPGLGTSGNDDPDRCTETVRTALELGYRHLDTAQMYDNEAAVGAGIRESDVDREAVFLATKVHPDNLAPEDVRATAAESLDRLGVESVDLLYVHWPTGAYDPEETLPAFDRLREEGTTRNVAVSNFTPDLLDEAREILDAPVVANQVECHPLLPQDDLLAHCREHDVTLVAYAPLMRGEAGNVPELVDIAEAHDTTPEAVSLAWLNDREGVVPIPKATGEDHLRANLDAPTLTAEERERIDAIDRRERLVDPDAAAWNR
- a CDS encoding MFS transporter; this encodes MRARLADRLPSSTIAKYYCYQATVSFGFFSPIFTLFLLDRGLDYTAISTLSMLYAVVTVVGEVPTGYVGDRIGRRNSLLASSAFMTLSILGFVVVESFLGLAVLYVLWALMMVFKSGTGDAWLYDTLEAELDGDRFARVRGRGGSVNRAVTVVAMLAGGVLYSVDHALPFLASGVLNGAGVVVLLTLPENRQYVGGNAESDGNDGSDESFTVFDALPVIRRRFSRPPLRSFVAYAALFFGVATVANMYVQPVTTRSLGFPEASLGVLYAAFTAVAAVASYCAGPVGDRFGVRGTLLVAPVLLGLFLLAPLAWPLLAFPAFFAVRGSNALLAPLVSQYVNDRVESVGRATVLSAASMAYALAKLPFYLLAGTVADAISPLVAVGVLGAALVVGVAAVRVVSSSFGASGADVGDDTAGDAPGEDAASR
- a CDS encoding cupin domain-containing protein; protein product: MERVTIDDVASWMGPADVKRPLTDALGATDVAINYFELAPGDSFSFGYHAHGDQEEIFYVQSGTVTFETESGEAEVESGEVVRFAPGEYQRGTNEGDERVVALALGAPRGTDDLDMVRDCPDCDERTSNDIRAIDDRDALVTVCEECGAETGRFE
- a CDS encoding 4Fe-4S dicluster domain-containing protein, with protein sequence MAIDPQFHENREKVDTHEGHDVWGPVDEPEKLGIHGTHVAVDFDLCIADGACLEDCPVDVFEWVDTPDHPESEKKADPANEAQCIDCMLCVDVCPVDAIDVDAGRA